A DNA window from Helianthus annuus cultivar XRQ/B chromosome 15, HanXRQr2.0-SUNRISE, whole genome shotgun sequence contains the following coding sequences:
- the LOC110913913 gene encoding uncharacterized mitochondrial protein AtMg00810-like gives MGSLAAEFAVKDLGPLSYFLGITVTRTGSQMFLSQQSYALDIVNRAGMATCNPVATPVDTKPKLGTTSSVPFDNPTLYRSLAGALQYLTFTRPDISYAVQQICIHMHNPSSAHWNALKRIIRYIRGTSTYGLTLSPCSDISL, from the coding sequence ATGGGCAGCCTCGCGGCTGAATTTGCAGTGAAAGATCTTGGACCTCTCAGTTATTTCTTGGGTATTACGGTTACTCGTACTGGTTCCCAAATGTTTCTTTCGCAACAATCTTATGCTCTTGACATTGTCAATCGAGCGGGCATGGCCACATGCAACCCTGTTGCAACTCCAGTGGACACAAAACCGAAGCTTGGCACAACATCTAGTGTTCCTTTTGATAACCCCACATTATACCGAAGCCTTGCTGGTGCACTTCAGTATCTCACGTTTACTAGGCCTGACATCAGTTATGCGGTTCAACAAATCTGCATTCATATGCATAACCCAAGCTCCGCTCACTGGAACGCTTTAAAGCGTATTATTCGTTACATTCGCGGCACATCCACTTATGGTCTCACTCTCTCACCATGTTCTGACATCTCTCTTTGA